The following proteins are co-located in the Paenibacillus sp. FSL H8-0079 genome:
- a CDS encoding divergent polysaccharide deacetylase family protein, which translates to MMKEKRKHYRFLAICMTFLVVIYVGVSAGGSAAAASESPSNHKRMAIIIDDVGNDMKGTAEILAIPVKLTVAVMPFLPTTKKDAIAAHEKGMDVIVHMPMEPKKGRPEWLGPGAITSNLTDEEVRERVEKAIDDVPHAIGMNNHMGSKITSDKRIMSIVLDVCKERGLFFVDSRTNFRSVVGELAISKNMPPVGNDVFLDDQNSKQHIRKQMDLAAQHAIDKDRCVVIGHVGHTGLNTSAVVRESVSRLQGQVEFVGIGDLVREVWNWHAAPTLPTGNK; encoded by the coding sequence ATTATCGATTTTTGGCCATTTGCATGACATTTTTGGTTGTGATCTACGTTGGTGTTTCGGCAGGAGGGTCTGCAGCCGCAGCTTCTGAGTCCCCATCGAATCATAAACGGATGGCGATTATTATTGATGACGTCGGTAATGACATGAAGGGAACAGCAGAGATCCTGGCGATACCAGTTAAACTGACGGTAGCGGTGATGCCTTTTTTGCCAACAACGAAGAAAGATGCGATAGCTGCACATGAAAAGGGAATGGATGTGATCGTGCACATGCCCATGGAACCCAAGAAAGGAAGACCTGAGTGGCTGGGCCCGGGTGCAATCACATCCAATCTAACGGATGAAGAAGTACGGGAACGCGTGGAGAAAGCGATTGATGATGTACCCCACGCCATTGGCATGAACAATCATATGGGTTCTAAAATCACTTCCGACAAACGCATCATGTCAATTGTGCTCGACGTTTGCAAGGAGAGGGGCCTCTTTTTTGTAGACAGCCGTACAAATTTTCGCTCCGTGGTGGGGGAACTTGCGATATCCAAAAATATGCCACCTGTAGGGAATGACGTTTTTCTGGATGATCAAAACTCCAAGCAGCACATTCGCAAGCAAATGGATCTGGCAGCTCAGCATGCAATCGACAAGGATCGGTGTGTTGTCATTGGTCATGTTGGCCATACGGGGTTAAACACATCTGCTGTGGTTCGAGAATCAGTCTCCCGTCTTCAGGGTCAGGTTGAGTTTGTAGGTATTGGTGATCTGGTGCGCGAAGTGTGGAACTGGCATGCTGCTCCTACACTACCGACAGGTAATAAATAA
- a CDS encoding N-acetylmuramoyl-L-alanine amidase — MYKLLTASVALLISFHCLPILPDVAYGQTAYLDFAVSQSSAQSTPSQNSPSMLPVTDGDAYRSSHHAFAAPVILLDVGHGGIDGGTSAQGVLEKDINLAISQKVYLLLRSKGYAVIINRLGDYALSDENRWLNSRSRHTRDLAQRKSLSEEVSTDIVVSIHANWSPRASAHGPVVLHQKEGRSYLLAQSIQNAMNELYRTGHGVVWGKPFYLLNYVKQPAVIVETGFLSNAADRARMSDPAEQKRIAQSIANGIIYYLSVV, encoded by the coding sequence ATGTATAAGCTGCTGACCGCTTCGGTGGCGTTGCTAATCAGCTTCCATTGCCTTCCCATCCTGCCCGATGTCGCTTATGGACAAACAGCCTATCTTGATTTTGCCGTATCTCAAAGTTCAGCTCAGTCCACTCCGTCCCAGAATAGTCCATCCATGCTACCGGTGACCGATGGAGATGCTTATCGTTCCAGCCATCATGCCTTTGCAGCACCGGTTATCCTGCTCGACGTAGGCCATGGAGGAATTGATGGTGGTACGTCAGCCCAAGGTGTGCTGGAAAAAGATATTAACCTCGCCATTAGCCAAAAGGTGTATCTCCTGCTTCGCAGCAAAGGTTATGCCGTTATCATCAACCGACTTGGGGATTATGCACTTAGTGATGAGAACCGCTGGCTGAACAGCCGCTCCCGTCATACCAGGGATCTTGCCCAACGTAAAAGCCTTAGCGAAGAAGTCAGTACAGATATCGTGGTCAGCATTCATGCAAACTGGAGTCCCAGAGCATCTGCACACGGCCCGGTGGTACTGCACCAGAAAGAAGGCAGAAGTTACTTGCTAGCCCAATCCATTCAGAACGCCATGAACGAATTGTATCGGACTGGGCATGGGGTTGTGTGGGGCAAGCCCTTTTATTTATTGAATTACGTGAAGCAACCTGCCGTCATCGTCGAAACTGGATTTTTGAGTAATGCGGCAGATCGAGCCAGAATGAGTGATCCCGCTGAGCAAAAACGAATTGCCCAATCCATTGCCAATGGCATTATTTATTACCTGTCGGTAGTGTAG
- a CDS encoding YqzE family protein encodes MAKSDELVKYITQRVVHYIDTPKDERKGRAKKKEPWAMKWFGMIPFAVSLWVGKKEKALESQPHKRSSSGKG; translated from the coding sequence ATGGCCAAAAGTGATGAGTTGGTAAAATACATTACGCAGCGTGTTGTTCATTATATCGATACACCCAAGGATGAGCGGAAAGGTCGCGCCAAAAAGAAAGAGCCGTGGGCAATGAAATGGTTCGGTATGATTCCGTTTGCTGTATCCCTGTGGGTGGGGAAAAAGGAAAAAGCGTTGGAGTCACAGCCTCATAAACGAAGTTCTTCGGGCAAAGGGTGA